In Daphnia pulicaria isolate SC F1-1A chromosome 5, SC_F0-13Bv2, whole genome shotgun sequence, a single genomic region encodes these proteins:
- the LOC124340508 gene encoding guanine nucleotide-binding protein-like 1, translating into MAPPSRRVAFSAKAKKKQLQNKREENRERDKGDGDFLEKRKKNYVAQHLLTNDSQVAAGPSMEAINLQPGTGRNVNRFNLKFHVESKEEIEARKEIARQAIVPEAESGLELGTDFCFVPGLEFPQRPKWDYNLTQQKLDMKENKYFREYIDEIEKSFPLAELSYFELNLETWRQLWRVLEMTDILLVVIDSRFPSLLFPPSLYNYVSQHLKRDVILVFNKIDLVPASVLAAWKHYFQTQFPLLRIVFFTSLPSYNLRDGGSKSGMKTQRRKGTMKMAAEGAQKLLEVCEDICGTQVDLSAWRSKITEEMALKGDDEEVEIGELIQQVKKPDVGFHQQERFQSGMLTIGCVGQPNVGKSSLINALMGKKVVSVSRTPGHTKHFQTIFLTPNVKLCDCPGLVFPSQLPRTLQVLVGSYPIAHLREPYTAVGYVGKYLNLPELLKMGHPSGEKATEGQEWSAYDICEGWAIKRGFMTKRAARPDVARSANHLLRLILEGRITLYLRPPNYKAEESKWQSHPDVAEITNIQALGQMKDDGWLEAAAEVVEEEDSNEESEEEEDDESEEEQVPASSNKFALLEDDD; encoded by the exons ATGGCCCCACCAAGTCGTCGCGTTGCTTTTTCTGCCAaagcgaagaagaagcaaTTACAGAATAAACGAGAAGAAAACCGAGAACGTGACAAGGGAGATGGAGACTTTTTGGAAAAAC GTAAAAAGAACTATGTTGCCCAACATCTGTTGACAAATGACAGTCAGGTTGCAGCAGGTCCATCGATGGAGGCAATTAATCTTCAACCCGGAACGGGCAGGAATGTCAAccgattcaatttgaaatttcacgtAGAATCCaaggaagaaattgaagcGAGGAAAGAAATTGCCAGACAGGCAATTGTCCCTGAAGCAGAATCAGGTCTTGAACTGGGAACAGATTTCTGCTTCGTTCCAGGGCTTGAATTCCCCCAGAGACCAAAATGGGACTATAATCTAACCCAACAAAAGCTG gacatgaaagaaaacaagtaTTTTCGTGAGTACATTGATGAaattgaaaagtcttttccttTAGCTGAATTAAGCTACTTTGAATTGAATCTGGAAACATGGAGGCAGTTGTGGCGTGTTTTGGAAATGACTGACATATTGCTTGTTGTCATTGATTCCAGATTTCCA tcTTTGCTGTTTCCTCCATCTCTATACAATTATGTTTCACAGCACCTAAAAAGAGATGtcattttggttttcaacaaAATCGATTTGGTTCCCGCATCTGTTTTAGCTGCATGGAAACACTACTTTCAAACACAGTTTCCCTTACTACGC ATTGTTTTCTTTACGTCTTTGCCTTCTTATAACTTGAGAGATGGAGGTAGCAAGTCTGGTATGAAAACACAGCGCCGTAAAGGAACTATGAAAATGGCTGCTGAAGGTGCCCAAAAATTACTCGAG GTTTGCGAGGATATCTGTGGAACTCAAG TTGATTTGAGCGCTTGGCGGTCTAAAATCACTGAAGAAATGGCATTAAAAGGTGACGATGAAGAAGTCGAAATCGGAGAACTTATTCAGCAG GTAAAGAAACCTGATGTAGGTTTTCATCAACAAGAAAGATTCCAAAGCGGTATGCTGACTATTGGATGTGTTGGACAGCCTAACg TTGGAAAAAGTTCCCTTATTAATGCATTGATggggaaaaag GTTGTGAGTGTTTCCAGAACTCCAGGTCATACCAAACATTTCCAAACCATCTTCCTGACACCCAATGTGAAATTGTGCGATTGTCCGGGATTGGTTTTCCCCTCTCAACTTCCACGTACGCTGCAGGTGTTGGTAGGAAGCTATCCCATCGCCCACCTACGAGAGCCTTACACAGCTGTTGGTTACGTTGGCAAGTATTTGAATTTGCCGGAATTGCTAAAGATGGGCCATCCTAGTGGCGAGAAAGCAACAGAAGGTCAAGAATGGTCGGCCTACGATATCTGCGAAGGATGGGCTATCAAACGAGGTTTTATGACCAAACGGGCTGCCCGACCCGATGTGGCTCGTTCTGCCAATCATCTTCTAAGGCTAATATTGGAGGGGAGAATCACTTTGTACTTGCGGCCACCCAACTATAAAGCGGAAGAGTCAAAATGGCAGTCACACCCGGATGTAGCCGAAATTACCAACATTCAAGCACTCGGTCAAATGAAAGACGATGGTTGGCTGGAAGCAGCCGCAGAGGTGGTGGAAGAGGAAGATTCTAATGAAgagagtgaagaagaagaagatgatgaaagcGAAGAAGAGCAAGTCCCTGCGTCTTCGAATAAATTTGCTTTATTGGAAGATGATGATTAA
- the LOC124340484 gene encoding nuclear pore complex protein Nup153-like isoform X1, with protein sequence MWEDNLGKVKARRSKNSKPYERPKSILRRVTDSVTGLLPQPSWLVNWLQSTSAKKEDSENDEVEEEQPVPSTSSSSNGNSSHREGVERESFIFRRPPGTSKEQSNTVRARPNVPSLDLLPEPVVVESSSREQIVQTNGDDDSNSESTSGCSSLLPHLEHKRESRNIELSSLGVAEPLSINQSSLQIIGSSLSKSLAVDLKNSRGRKTLSLHTFGHDTSSGITPTEESRFHKDTEEASGSFFDKDDTSLNRSAAKRDLSQPQLSSYGSKRPRFNITSFGPTAAEARRSLMNESVVDSPFYAGKTTYGGASAYRRATLQPSAALFPYVRSRIQARPASSAPSTSSSVASTSSSNVVLSSSAQRILQALEAMSTPVRDAKRIPAASNSKRSTSLQGEELSFTGFGLSRRRPNLGPPTSKLSVGTPAQIVTRPTPANLSQIEPALVSSTPISAQVGGKMRMRMSAPLRKSAPRIREDEDVELEELTAVPMPISIAGLPSFNLLPPSSVVEKATVVSTKSSVKTAAVMSSNGLVSSSMTSTSAARPAFTFSAPLVTVSPYKVDAAVSSKPLSFNFSSPLLVNASPKKTPEKETPTKPAEVELKSGSVLDVLRGKSQEAVPVLEPVTKSPPVLSGFGDKFKAPTDSWTCSVCCVPNSKDKSSCVACESPAPNAVKAMPIAPAAAAPVAPPTKGFGDQFKMTAAQWECSVCMIRNADKEDRCKSCDEARPGSKPAVKPSSVSTFKFGIQPGQQTAPKFGTESSTLTQTKGFSFGTSSEKEESSSSGFKFGASIEVSKDKSVTPGFKFGNVIEPSKKIEASSSESVVQVVEPSKIPEKVGFKFGTSIEPSKKTEETSGGFKFGIEKKPEETKAITSTAPVASENTGPIELFQLKPKEPTQKAEEPIVFGRQTDLATDDEKKTVADSQFKTSVLSNPAAFNVAPTTTSSASKSSPIFSFAPAVPDSKVSLLETGSVMDILGKKPTAPSDIKQAPVSSASSFSFGATEQTKPTFAFGKPETSTEKPTFNFGEATEKESQIPKSTSSIPTTTTTTSTPFSFTGGATSTPSLSLFKPATAPSFNFGGPTVFGASVSSAPTFGASTTVATSTSPPFGITTSAPAPSTFGLPTTTASSIAFGLSTSTTSLPTFGSQTATAVAPTAFGMTAAPPSFSLPTTTTKSTLGSAVPASSSSLFNFVSGAGATPTTSTSTAAAPSMSFSFGTPQTTTASFINFGSPAPPAYQFPKDAAKPASSGGFGFGASTTSVPSSFAFGASNVATPVTTPSEAPKMQFNFATSQQTTPSTVAAPTFGTFGTGAPKTTSAPFSGFNATPSSTPAFGAAASSPFGSLQPTGFGAAAAAAAPFSFSAPSASASSAFTASSSFNFSGSAAAPASAAPPQQPPGLFQFGMNAAPPAVNSGFNFPPAATFNPPDAPSPGFAAGFPGANPFDNTGSVGGARKMRKAVRRR encoded by the exons ATGTGGGAAGATAATTTAGGTAAAGTCAAGGCAAGGCGgagcaaaaattcaaaaccataCGAAAGGCCCAAG TCGATTTTGAGGCGAGTAACAGATTCAGTTACTGGATTGTTACCACAACCTTCTTGGCTGGTGAATTGGTTACAATCTACATCagctaaaaaagaagataGTGAAAATGATGAAGTTGAGGAAGAACAACCTGTGCCGTCAACCAGTTCATCCAGCAATGGTAACAGCTCCCACCGAGAAGGTGTTGAAAGAGAGTCCTTCATATTTCGCAGACCACCTGGGACATCcaaagaacaaagcaaca CAGTAAGAGCTCGTCCAAATGTCCCTTCTTTGGACTTACTTCCAGAGCCAGTAGTGGTTGAATCAAGTTCAAGAGAACAAATCGTTCAAACAAATG GTGATGATGACTCCAACTCAGAGTCAACTAGCGGATGTTCCTCATTGTTACCCCATCTCGAGCATAAGAGGGAGAGCAGAAATATAGAACTATCAAGTTTGGGAGTTGCTGAACCTCTCTCTATTAATCAATCTTCACTGCAAATCATTGGAAGCTCTTTGAGCAAGTCCCTAGCAGTTGACCTAAAAAATAGCCGTGGACGCAAAACTCTCAGCCTTCATACTTTTGGTCATGATACAAGTTCAGGTATAACTCccacagaagaatcaaggTTCCACAAGGATACAG AAGAGGCTAGTGGCTCATTTTTCGACAAAGACGACACTTCACTCAATCGTTCAGCTGCCAAGCGAGACCTTTCACAACCTCAACTTTCATCGTATGGAAGCAAGAGACCACGCTTCAATATAACTTCATTTGGACCTACGGCTGCT GAGGCTAGGCGGTCTTTAATGAACGAGAGTGTTGTAGACTCACCATTTTATGCTGGAAAGACGACTTACGGTGGTGCTTCAGCTTATCGCCGTGCCACTTTACAACCTTCAGCTGCACTATTCCCATACGTGCGAAGTCGAATTCAGGCTAGGCCTGCGTCTTCAGCTCCATCCACTTCGAGTTCTGTCGCTTCTACCAGTTCGTCAAATGTTGTACTTAGTAGTTCGGCGCAACGAATCCTTCAAGCACTCGAAGCCATGTCAACACCAGTGAGAGATGCAAAGAGGATTCCTGCTGCATCCAACAGTAAACGATCCACTTCTTTACAAGGCGAAGAACTTTCGTTCACTG GGTTTGGTTTGAGTCGCCGACGTCCAAATTTGGGACCTCCAACTTCCAAATTATCTGTCGGTACTCCGGCACAGATTGTCACCCGACCAACTCCAGCAAACTTGTCTCAAATAGAACCAGCACTAGTATCGAGCACCCCCATCAGTGCCCAAGTTGGTGGCAAGATGCGAATGAGGATGTCAGCACCACTTCGTAAATCGGCTCCTCGTATTCGAGAGGATGAAGATGTAGAGTTGGAGGAGCTCACTGCTGTGCCAATGCCCATTAGTATAGCAGGTCTACCTAGTTTCAACTTGCTACCTCCTTCCTCGGTGGTAGAAAAAGCAACTGTTGTATCGACAAAGTCTTCAGTGAAAACAGCAGCAGTAATGAGTTCCAATGGATTGGTTAGTTCTTCAATGACGAGTACCTCAGCAGCTCGTCCAGCTTTCACGTTTTCAGCACCGTTGGTTACCGTCAGTCCGTACAAGGTAGATGCAGCCGTCAGTTCGAAGCCGCTCAGTTTCAACTTCAGCTCCCCATTGCTCGTCAACGCTTCTCCGAAAAAAACACCAGAGAAGGAAACTCCAACTAAACCAGCAGAAGTGGAATTGAAATCTGGAAGTGTCCTTGATGTTCTCAGAGGGAAAAGTCAAGAAGCTGTGCCCGTTTTGGAGCCAGTAACAAAGTCACCACCGGTTCTTTCAGGATTTGGAGATAAATTCAAGGCACCTACCGATTCTTGGACATGTTCTGTCTGTTGCGTTCCCAATTCCAAGGACAAATCATCGTGTGTGGCATGCGAATCTCCAGCCCCCAATGCAGTAAAAGCAATGCCtattgctcctgctgctgctgctcctgttgCGCCTCCAACAAAAGGATTCGGTgatcaatttaaaatgacCGCCGCTCAATGGGAATGTTCTGTGTGTATGATCAGGAACGCTGATAAAGAAGATCGATGCAAATCTTGCGACGAAGCACGCCCGGGATCCAAGCCTGCAGTTAAACCCAGTTCGGTTTCAACCTTTAAATTCGGCATTCAACCTGGACAACAAACAGCTCCCAAGTTTGGAACGGAATCGTCAACTTTGACCCAAACAAAAGGGTTTTCTTTTGGGACTTCTagcgaaaaggaagaaagttCTTCTTCAGGATTCAAATTTGGCGCCAGCATTGAAGTATCGAAAGATAAAAGTGTAACCCCAGGATTCAAGTTTGGAAATGTGATAGAACCCTCTAAGAAAATAGAAGCGTCTTCTAGCGAATCAGTAGTTCAAGTCGTTGAACCCAGTAAAATTCCTGAAAAAGTAGGCTTTAAATTTGGTACATCGATTGAACCAAGCAAGAAAACGGAAGAAACAAGCGGTGGATTTAAATTTGGAATTGAGAAGAAACCAGAAGAAACCAAAGCTATCACTTCTACTGCGCCTGTAGCTTCTGAAAACACAGGACCCATCGAATTATTCCAACTCAAACCAAAAGAGCCAACACAGAAAGCTGAAGAACCAATTGTGTTTGGGCGTCAGACGGACTTGGCGACAGAcgatgagaaaaaaacagtGGCGGATTCACAATTTAAAACTTCGGTCCTATCCAATCCAGCAGCGTTCAATGTTGCACCGACAACCACATCGTCAGCCTCTAAATCGAGTCCCATTTTTAGCTTTGCACCTGCAGTTCCTGACTCGAAGGTGTCTTTACTGGAAACCGGCAGCGTGATGGATATTCTCGGGAAGAAACCCACGGCCCCATCGGACATTAAACAGGCTCCTGTCAGTTCGgcatcttcattttcttttggagCAACGGAACAAACAAAGCCTACATTTGCGTTTGGCAAACCAGAGACATCGACAGAAAAGCCAACCTTCAATTTTGGTGAGGCCACCGAGAAAGAATCGCAGATTCCCAAAAGTACATCGTCGatacctactactactaccaccacATCAACTCCGTTTAGCTTCACTGGAGGTGCGACGTCGACTCCTTCTCTATCGCTATTCAAACCGGCTACTGCGCCGTCTTTCAATTTTGGTGGCCCAACAGTATTTGGTGCTTCAGTTTCATCGGCACCAACTTTCGGTGCTTCAACAACTGTCGCAACGTCTACGAGCCCGCCCTTTGGCATCACAACTTCAGCACCTGCTCCTTCCACTTTTGGATTACCTACTACTACTGCGTCGTCGATTGCTTTCGGTCTATCGACCTCTACAACATCTCTCCCAACTTTTGGTTCACAAACTGCAACGGCCGTCGCCCCCACGGCATTTGGAATGACGGCTGCTCCCCCCAGTTTCAGTTTACCTACTACTACCACGAAATCTACCTTGGGATCGGCTGTTCCGGCAAGCTCTAGCTccctttttaattttgtttcagGTGCGGGAGCTACGCCTACGACTAGCACGTCTACGGCCGCTGCGCCGTCTATGTCTTTTTCGTTTGGAACGCCACAGACTACGACCGCATCGTTCATCAATTTCGGATCACCTGCTCCCCCAGCGTATCAATTTCCTAAAGATGCCGCCAAACCCGCTAGTAGTGGTGGATTCGGGTTTGGTGCTTCAACAACGTCCGTCCCATCGTCATTTGCTTTTGGAGCTTCAAACGTTGCCACTCCGGTCACGACTCCTTCAGAGGCACCCAAAATGCAGTTTAACTTTGCAACTTCCCAGCAAACAACACCTTCAACGGTCGCTGCTCCTACTTTTGGAACTTTCGGTACTGGTGCTCCCAAGACCACGTCGGCTCCGTTTTCAGGATTCAATGCCACACCATCTTCTACTCCTGCATTTGGAGCCGCAGCATCGTCTCCGTTTGGTTCATTACAACCGACAGGTtttggggctgctgctgctgctgctgcaccttTTTCATTCAGTGCCCCATCGGCTTCTGCTTCATCCGCCTTCACTGCGTCATCTAGTTTCAATTTTAGTgggtctgctgctgctcctgcctcCGCTGCTCCGCCTCAACAACCGCCCGGCCTCTTTCAGTTTGGCATGAATGCCGCTCCACCAGCCGTCAATTCGGGTTTCAATTTTCCACCGGCTGCGACGTTTAATCCGCCTGATGCTCCGTCTCCCGGGTTCGCTGCGGGTTTTCCTGGAGCCAACCCTTTTGACAACACCGGCAGTGTAGGTGGAGCCCGGAAAATGCGCAAGGCAGTTCGACGAAGATAG
- the LOC124340484 gene encoding nuclear pore complex protein Nup153-like isoform X2, producing the protein MWEDNLGKVKARRSKNSKPYERPKSILRRVTDSVTGLLPQPSWLVNWLQSTSAKKEDSENDEVEEEQPVPSTSSSSNGNSSHREGVERESFIFRRPPGTSKEQSNIRARPNVPSLDLLPEPVVVESSSREQIVQTNGDDDSNSESTSGCSSLLPHLEHKRESRNIELSSLGVAEPLSINQSSLQIIGSSLSKSLAVDLKNSRGRKTLSLHTFGHDTSSGITPTEESRFHKDTEEASGSFFDKDDTSLNRSAAKRDLSQPQLSSYGSKRPRFNITSFGPTAAEARRSLMNESVVDSPFYAGKTTYGGASAYRRATLQPSAALFPYVRSRIQARPASSAPSTSSSVASTSSSNVVLSSSAQRILQALEAMSTPVRDAKRIPAASNSKRSTSLQGEELSFTGFGLSRRRPNLGPPTSKLSVGTPAQIVTRPTPANLSQIEPALVSSTPISAQVGGKMRMRMSAPLRKSAPRIREDEDVELEELTAVPMPISIAGLPSFNLLPPSSVVEKATVVSTKSSVKTAAVMSSNGLVSSSMTSTSAARPAFTFSAPLVTVSPYKVDAAVSSKPLSFNFSSPLLVNASPKKTPEKETPTKPAEVELKSGSVLDVLRGKSQEAVPVLEPVTKSPPVLSGFGDKFKAPTDSWTCSVCCVPNSKDKSSCVACESPAPNAVKAMPIAPAAAAPVAPPTKGFGDQFKMTAAQWECSVCMIRNADKEDRCKSCDEARPGSKPAVKPSSVSTFKFGIQPGQQTAPKFGTESSTLTQTKGFSFGTSSEKEESSSSGFKFGASIEVSKDKSVTPGFKFGNVIEPSKKIEASSSESVVQVVEPSKIPEKVGFKFGTSIEPSKKTEETSGGFKFGIEKKPEETKAITSTAPVASENTGPIELFQLKPKEPTQKAEEPIVFGRQTDLATDDEKKTVADSQFKTSVLSNPAAFNVAPTTTSSASKSSPIFSFAPAVPDSKVSLLETGSVMDILGKKPTAPSDIKQAPVSSASSFSFGATEQTKPTFAFGKPETSTEKPTFNFGEATEKESQIPKSTSSIPTTTTTTSTPFSFTGGATSTPSLSLFKPATAPSFNFGGPTVFGASVSSAPTFGASTTVATSTSPPFGITTSAPAPSTFGLPTTTASSIAFGLSTSTTSLPTFGSQTATAVAPTAFGMTAAPPSFSLPTTTTKSTLGSAVPASSSSLFNFVSGAGATPTTSTSTAAAPSMSFSFGTPQTTTASFINFGSPAPPAYQFPKDAAKPASSGGFGFGASTTSVPSSFAFGASNVATPVTTPSEAPKMQFNFATSQQTTPSTVAAPTFGTFGTGAPKTTSAPFSGFNATPSSTPAFGAAASSPFGSLQPTGFGAAAAAAAPFSFSAPSASASSAFTASSSFNFSGSAAAPASAAPPQQPPGLFQFGMNAAPPAVNSGFNFPPAATFNPPDAPSPGFAAGFPGANPFDNTGSVGGARKMRKAVRRR; encoded by the exons ATGTGGGAAGATAATTTAGGTAAAGTCAAGGCAAGGCGgagcaaaaattcaaaaccataCGAAAGGCCCAAG TCGATTTTGAGGCGAGTAACAGATTCAGTTACTGGATTGTTACCACAACCTTCTTGGCTGGTGAATTGGTTACAATCTACATCagctaaaaaagaagataGTGAAAATGATGAAGTTGAGGAAGAACAACCTGTGCCGTCAACCAGTTCATCCAGCAATGGTAACAGCTCCCACCGAGAAGGTGTTGAAAGAGAGTCCTTCATATTTCGCAGACCACCTGGGACATCcaaagaacaaagcaaca TAAGAGCTCGTCCAAATGTCCCTTCTTTGGACTTACTTCCAGAGCCAGTAGTGGTTGAATCAAGTTCAAGAGAACAAATCGTTCAAACAAATG GTGATGATGACTCCAACTCAGAGTCAACTAGCGGATGTTCCTCATTGTTACCCCATCTCGAGCATAAGAGGGAGAGCAGAAATATAGAACTATCAAGTTTGGGAGTTGCTGAACCTCTCTCTATTAATCAATCTTCACTGCAAATCATTGGAAGCTCTTTGAGCAAGTCCCTAGCAGTTGACCTAAAAAATAGCCGTGGACGCAAAACTCTCAGCCTTCATACTTTTGGTCATGATACAAGTTCAGGTATAACTCccacagaagaatcaaggTTCCACAAGGATACAG AAGAGGCTAGTGGCTCATTTTTCGACAAAGACGACACTTCACTCAATCGTTCAGCTGCCAAGCGAGACCTTTCACAACCTCAACTTTCATCGTATGGAAGCAAGAGACCACGCTTCAATATAACTTCATTTGGACCTACGGCTGCT GAGGCTAGGCGGTCTTTAATGAACGAGAGTGTTGTAGACTCACCATTTTATGCTGGAAAGACGACTTACGGTGGTGCTTCAGCTTATCGCCGTGCCACTTTACAACCTTCAGCTGCACTATTCCCATACGTGCGAAGTCGAATTCAGGCTAGGCCTGCGTCTTCAGCTCCATCCACTTCGAGTTCTGTCGCTTCTACCAGTTCGTCAAATGTTGTACTTAGTAGTTCGGCGCAACGAATCCTTCAAGCACTCGAAGCCATGTCAACACCAGTGAGAGATGCAAAGAGGATTCCTGCTGCATCCAACAGTAAACGATCCACTTCTTTACAAGGCGAAGAACTTTCGTTCACTG GGTTTGGTTTGAGTCGCCGACGTCCAAATTTGGGACCTCCAACTTCCAAATTATCTGTCGGTACTCCGGCACAGATTGTCACCCGACCAACTCCAGCAAACTTGTCTCAAATAGAACCAGCACTAGTATCGAGCACCCCCATCAGTGCCCAAGTTGGTGGCAAGATGCGAATGAGGATGTCAGCACCACTTCGTAAATCGGCTCCTCGTATTCGAGAGGATGAAGATGTAGAGTTGGAGGAGCTCACTGCTGTGCCAATGCCCATTAGTATAGCAGGTCTACCTAGTTTCAACTTGCTACCTCCTTCCTCGGTGGTAGAAAAAGCAACTGTTGTATCGACAAAGTCTTCAGTGAAAACAGCAGCAGTAATGAGTTCCAATGGATTGGTTAGTTCTTCAATGACGAGTACCTCAGCAGCTCGTCCAGCTTTCACGTTTTCAGCACCGTTGGTTACCGTCAGTCCGTACAAGGTAGATGCAGCCGTCAGTTCGAAGCCGCTCAGTTTCAACTTCAGCTCCCCATTGCTCGTCAACGCTTCTCCGAAAAAAACACCAGAGAAGGAAACTCCAACTAAACCAGCAGAAGTGGAATTGAAATCTGGAAGTGTCCTTGATGTTCTCAGAGGGAAAAGTCAAGAAGCTGTGCCCGTTTTGGAGCCAGTAACAAAGTCACCACCGGTTCTTTCAGGATTTGGAGATAAATTCAAGGCACCTACCGATTCTTGGACATGTTCTGTCTGTTGCGTTCCCAATTCCAAGGACAAATCATCGTGTGTGGCATGCGAATCTCCAGCCCCCAATGCAGTAAAAGCAATGCCtattgctcctgctgctgctgctcctgttgCGCCTCCAACAAAAGGATTCGGTgatcaatttaaaatgacCGCCGCTCAATGGGAATGTTCTGTGTGTATGATCAGGAACGCTGATAAAGAAGATCGATGCAAATCTTGCGACGAAGCACGCCCGGGATCCAAGCCTGCAGTTAAACCCAGTTCGGTTTCAACCTTTAAATTCGGCATTCAACCTGGACAACAAACAGCTCCCAAGTTTGGAACGGAATCGTCAACTTTGACCCAAACAAAAGGGTTTTCTTTTGGGACTTCTagcgaaaaggaagaaagttCTTCTTCAGGATTCAAATTTGGCGCCAGCATTGAAGTATCGAAAGATAAAAGTGTAACCCCAGGATTCAAGTTTGGAAATGTGATAGAACCCTCTAAGAAAATAGAAGCGTCTTCTAGCGAATCAGTAGTTCAAGTCGTTGAACCCAGTAAAATTCCTGAAAAAGTAGGCTTTAAATTTGGTACATCGATTGAACCAAGCAAGAAAACGGAAGAAACAAGCGGTGGATTTAAATTTGGAATTGAGAAGAAACCAGAAGAAACCAAAGCTATCACTTCTACTGCGCCTGTAGCTTCTGAAAACACAGGACCCATCGAATTATTCCAACTCAAACCAAAAGAGCCAACACAGAAAGCTGAAGAACCAATTGTGTTTGGGCGTCAGACGGACTTGGCGACAGAcgatgagaaaaaaacagtGGCGGATTCACAATTTAAAACTTCGGTCCTATCCAATCCAGCAGCGTTCAATGTTGCACCGACAACCACATCGTCAGCCTCTAAATCGAGTCCCATTTTTAGCTTTGCACCTGCAGTTCCTGACTCGAAGGTGTCTTTACTGGAAACCGGCAGCGTGATGGATATTCTCGGGAAGAAACCCACGGCCCCATCGGACATTAAACAGGCTCCTGTCAGTTCGgcatcttcattttcttttggagCAACGGAACAAACAAAGCCTACATTTGCGTTTGGCAAACCAGAGACATCGACAGAAAAGCCAACCTTCAATTTTGGTGAGGCCACCGAGAAAGAATCGCAGATTCCCAAAAGTACATCGTCGatacctactactactaccaccacATCAACTCCGTTTAGCTTCACTGGAGGTGCGACGTCGACTCCTTCTCTATCGCTATTCAAACCGGCTACTGCGCCGTCTTTCAATTTTGGTGGCCCAACAGTATTTGGTGCTTCAGTTTCATCGGCACCAACTTTCGGTGCTTCAACAACTGTCGCAACGTCTACGAGCCCGCCCTTTGGCATCACAACTTCAGCACCTGCTCCTTCCACTTTTGGATTACCTACTACTACTGCGTCGTCGATTGCTTTCGGTCTATCGACCTCTACAACATCTCTCCCAACTTTTGGTTCACAAACTGCAACGGCCGTCGCCCCCACGGCATTTGGAATGACGGCTGCTCCCCCCAGTTTCAGTTTACCTACTACTACCACGAAATCTACCTTGGGATCGGCTGTTCCGGCAAGCTCTAGCTccctttttaattttgtttcagGTGCGGGAGCTACGCCTACGACTAGCACGTCTACGGCCGCTGCGCCGTCTATGTCTTTTTCGTTTGGAACGCCACAGACTACGACCGCATCGTTCATCAATTTCGGATCACCTGCTCCCCCAGCGTATCAATTTCCTAAAGATGCCGCCAAACCCGCTAGTAGTGGTGGATTCGGGTTTGGTGCTTCAACAACGTCCGTCCCATCGTCATTTGCTTTTGGAGCTTCAAACGTTGCCACTCCGGTCACGACTCCTTCAGAGGCACCCAAAATGCAGTTTAACTTTGCAACTTCCCAGCAAACAACACCTTCAACGGTCGCTGCTCCTACTTTTGGAACTTTCGGTACTGGTGCTCCCAAGACCACGTCGGCTCCGTTTTCAGGATTCAATGCCACACCATCTTCTACTCCTGCATTTGGAGCCGCAGCATCGTCTCCGTTTGGTTCATTACAACCGACAGGTtttggggctgctgctgctgctgctgcaccttTTTCATTCAGTGCCCCATCGGCTTCTGCTTCATCCGCCTTCACTGCGTCATCTAGTTTCAATTTTAGTgggtctgctgctgctcctgcctcCGCTGCTCCGCCTCAACAACCGCCCGGCCTCTTTCAGTTTGGCATGAATGCCGCTCCACCAGCCGTCAATTCGGGTTTCAATTTTCCACCGGCTGCGACGTTTAATCCGCCTGATGCTCCGTCTCCCGGGTTCGCTGCGGGTTTTCCTGGAGCCAACCCTTTTGACAACACCGGCAGTGTAGGTGGAGCCCGGAAAATGCGCAAGGCAGTTCGACGAAGATAG